The genomic segment tacacaaaatcaaagttcatatgcGATATTACAAATTagatcaaaatttatttataattttaatatctaCCCCTCTTTAAATTCAACTCAGCATCTTTTAAATGTTAACTTTTATTTATAATACaactagaatttttttaaaattttaaggtagaaaataaaaattcaatgtcCTCTAGCAACAATAACAAAAGGGGGACTAAGTGCAGGTAATCGGAATATTCATCATAAACATATTGACTGTGATCATTCCAATGACATACGCCAATAATGTAAAACAGACCAATAATGCAATGGACATAGATAATCTACCAAAATTTTTCGGTGTAATATTTAATGTGTTGTTAATGCATAAATTTTTATGCACTAATAACAAATTACGATAAAATATCTcgtgaataaataaaataaaaaataatgaaaattttatttgaacataattacaaattaattataaattatttaaaaatcctTCTACTGTGATTCGTTGGATTCATTTACCATCAAatgttttttaaagaataaaatattggCAAAAGATAAGATTCTTTCTCCACGTTTATGCTTTTATCTTGTCCACACAAAATAAAATATCCCAAGGAATTCAACTTTGAGAAATGATTCTACTatatcatattttgaaaaaatatatgtgataattaattaaatggtaaatatttattttataaaaaataattttttaaaaaaattaataatatcatttgaacaatattttcttttaattttaaaataagtaaaattagcTGTATGTTTCTTtcattgtttttttataaaataaattaaaattaatactattattTAGTCTTGTGGcattaattgaaaaattattataaatcatgtttcttttataaaattatattattacgaaagataattttatatttccttttaacattaaattttttaatgtgttaatTTGTATAACTCAATTTGTATTGTCGAAAATATCCTTTTATTATACAGTCGTGCCCTCCATAATTTCAACCACATGACATAAAGTAATTGGTGGAAAATATCATATTTACCATTTCAAACTCAAATAAAACATGGGATTTTCTTTCTTTGACAAGTGTCTTTTTTATCACATTattggttaaatttcaattttagtttttttttatttttaaattagttgaattttaattttgacacgtatacaatatttaaatttaaaatttaatctttatactttaagttttttatataaattggtACATCAACATTTATAATTCCATTAGTTAAAATTAGTTAAAATgttgatatgaatttttaaaagcgttaatttcgttaaaattctttgttaaatttaggtCCATTACAATACTATTTCTTTGTCACATGATTATCAAATGCGGGctttttaaattaacaaaataattttaatgatgataataattagacttgaatttttaaatttaaaaaaatagaagcactaaattcttaaaaattaaaatacaatgaccaaatttcaaatatataaagagTACAAAAACTTAGAGCATAttgtaacttttaaattttaactatttaggccaaaaataattaacttaaaacGAAATGTGGATAAAAAATCatactagttatatatatatataaaactcttATATATTACTAGAAATTAGTCTAGATAAATTTTcacttaatataattaaaaaacattaatataaaattaatatttattttattgatgttttaataataaaaagggtTAACTAGGTACtaactcaaattatgaattcaacacatttaaacacgtaatacatttcaatttaattactattaaaatttaaattaataatattttaaaaataattataagcaGATTATGAGTGATGAGTTCAATACTCTTTAAATAAAGTTTGAGATTCGAGTTTTGTAAatgaaaaatacaatattaaaagaattttttttcttatttaaaagtttGGCTCGATTAGACTATGAAATTAAGGTctcaaagagagagaaaaaaaggttAATATGAATTTTGGTCCCCAAATTTCGTAATTATGTCTAGTTTGGTACCTATATTTTTTTGTCAACTTCAATATTTGAACTTTGACAATTAAATTCATTCTAATCTTTAAAATTAAGTTCTGTCAAAATTTAATGACGTGACACTTTAAAATCATATCACATTatcatctaaaaattttaaaaattatttttcgagTAATTACGTGGTAGAATATCAAAATACTGCATAATCAAACTTTTATTgttataattgttaaattcaattaTCAAAATAGAATACCAAAATCAACTTAGTTAACAAATTTAAGGGACATAATTCATTAACCCAAAAAAATGGCAAGTTGCGACACTTGGACTTAGacagagaaaaaaaaactttggaatcTTTGTAGCTAATTATAAATCCCAAGAAACATCAAATCCCTCTGGAATGTTTATAAAAGCATTTATAcccttttgtttgtttgtttttctttttcagtgtGCAAGAATTCCATTCAATTCTAACCCCCAAAAGATACAAAATTTAAGCCACAAAGCTTTCACCTTTATTGGGATtgggtcacatatatatacacactcatatttgcatatttatatatgtacactCATATTTGCAGCATTTATTAGTGAGAAAATTTTGGTTTCTCTGTTCTTGGACACAAAAGAAAGGCAAAGAGAAAATGGAGTTAGTTCAAATTCAGAGAAGGTTGGTGGACTACACAAAATCCTTGTTTATGGAGGTAATCCCtaaaaaaacccaacaaaaatctcattttgggtatattttgattttgtttccttcCTTTTTTGGTAAAAAATAGGGTTTCCTGGATGCTCAGTTCTTACAGCTTCAACAGCTTCAAGATGATAGTAACCCAGACTTTGTCTTCGAAGTTGTGTCCCTTTTCTTCGAGGATTCCGAGAAACTCCTCAATGAACTCACCATTGCTTTGTAAGAAACTCACTGAGTTACTGTGTCAAAATTCTTCATTCATCCCTGCCATGGctgctgctttttttttttaaagattattcttttgtttttgtttttgttttttttacagaGATCAGCCAAAtgtggattttaaaaaaattgacagcCATGTTCATCAATTGAAAGGTAGCAGTTCCAGGTAATTATAAAATTGCCCCTTTACTGTTTTACATTTTGTCTGAATATCTTTTCTGTTTTCTTCAACAGTAGTTGAAAGTTGTAGCTTAAAGTTTGGTTAAATTCTGCTGTTAGTCCTTTTACTAGTATTAAATTGTGgatttagtccatatactttaatttggtcatttttagtggAATACATGTACTAAATGTCTAAAATTTAACTGAATTGGAGAACATGTACAAAGTCTGCAACTTTAGTACAAAATTTAACTGCTAGTGTTTGGATTtggactgaaattttaaattttgaaaagtataatgactaaaattgactaaataaaaatacatggactaaattcataacttataaaaagtaaaaggactaataaAAGAATTTGACCTCAAACTTTCACTGCAAAAAGATTGGGGTAACTCAAATAAAAAAGGTCTTAAAACCATTAACTTGATAGAGAAGAAACCCTTTAATATCTGTCCATTTTGATTCTTTCGAACAACTTGGTTGCCTTGCTCGAAATCAAACCAATCATGTAAGAACAAAGTTCGAGTCTACCGGCCTGTTTCCCGATAAACCGTTCATTTTTGCTATAATCTTCTCTCGAATTTGCGACTGAGAACCCCTTACCATCTTGGCCGTGATTGCTCATTGTTTGTTTTTCTAATGAGACTCAATGGTTCCTTGTGTGTGTTTTAAAACAGCATTGGTGCACAAAGGGTTAAAAATGCTTGCATTGCTTTCCGCAACTACTGTGATGTGCAGAACATCGAAGGGTGAGATTTTAGTTTCACTTCGAAAAGTATCTCGTTTTTCGGTTCTTTTTTTCAATTGAAATTTACGGAAGCTCAAAACAGGTGCCTAACATGTCTGCAACAAGTGAAACAAGAGTGTTACCTTGTGAAGAACAAGTTTGAAACTTTGTTCAGGGTTAGTACTTAAAAAGAA from the Gossypium hirsutum isolate 1008001.06 chromosome D09, Gossypium_hirsutum_v2.1, whole genome shotgun sequence genome contains:
- the LOC107926351 gene encoding histidine-containing phosphotransfer protein 1 isoform X2, giving the protein MELVQIQRRLVDYTKSLFMEGFLDAQFLQLQQLQDDSNPDFVFEVVSLFFEDSEKLLNELTIALDQPNVDFKKIDSHVHQLKGSSSSIGAQRVKNACIAFRNYCDVQNIEGCLTCLQQVKQECYLVKNKFETLFRLEQQIMASGGSVPTIELGF
- the LOC107926351 gene encoding histidine-containing phosphotransfer protein 1 isoform X1; translation: MFIKAFIPFCLFVFLFQCARIPFNSNPQKIQNLSHKAFTFIGIGSHIYTHSYLHIYICTLIFAAFISEKILVSLFLDTKERQRENGVSSNSEKGFLDAQFLQLQQLQDDSNPDFVFEVVSLFFEDSEKLLNELTIALDQPNVDFKKIDSHVHQLKGSSSSIGAQRVKNACIAFRNYCDVQNIEGCLTCLQQVKQECYLVKNKFETLFRLEQQIMASGGSVPTIELGF